The nucleotide sequence CTTGGATCAGGCGGTCTGGGAGTGCAGGGGCGAGCGCCAGTCCTCCGCCGCACGCAGTTGTTCATGGGTGTCACGCACGCCTTTGCGAAGGCTGCCATCCCAGCAGGTTCCTGTGTCGGTGATCCGGTGGAAATTGGCACCGCTAAAATCGGCGTGGCTGCAATTGCTCCCGCTCAAGTTCGCGTGAGAGAAATTACTATCGGTCAGTAAGGCTTGGCTCAGCTGGGCACCAGTGAGCAGGCAAAACTCGAAATTGCCCTGAATGCACTGCATTTTGGACATATCAGCCCCTGCGCAGTTGGCCTGGGCAAAGCTTGCGGCCTCCAGCACTGCGCTGCCCAACTGGGCCTGTTGCAGATTAGCGCCATCAAAGCGCACATAGATGCCCTGTGCGCGGCGGAGGTCGGCGCGTTGCAGATTGCATTCACGAAACTGAGCTTGCGGTAATACGGCGCTGCCGAGGCAGGCACCTTGCAGATTCGCTCCTGTGAAATTCGCCATCGTCAGATCGCAGCTGCTCAGGTGCTGGCCGCTGAGGTCTGCCTCCGTCAGAAAAGCCAGCGTCAGGTTGGCCTTGTCAAAAATGGCAGTGCGCAGATCTGCCTTGACCGCCGTCCAGCGATGCATCAGCGTCTGGGCAAACCGGGTGCCTTGCAGATTGCATTGGGAAAAGTCGCTGAGCGAGAGGTCGCTGCCTGAAAAGTCAGTGCCAGCCAGGTCGCAGCCATCCAGGGTCGCCCTGGTCCAGTGTGCCGTGCCGATGCCAGCTTGCCGCAGCGAGCACTGGTACAAGGCAATGCTATCGGCCTGCGTCTGCGCCAGTTGCACCTGATTCATCTGGCAGCTTTGCCATTGCGTCTTCGACAGGTTGGCCGCAACAAGCTGGGCTTGATTGAAAACACAGCGCTCGAAAACACTGCCCTCCAACTGCGCGCCCTCCAGCAGGCAGCCAGAAAAATCGACATCTTCAAAATGGCATTGTGTGGCCTGAAGCCCTCTGAGGTCGCAGCCCACGAGCTGGCTGCTGACCAGTGATGCGTGGGTGGCCAGATGGCTTTGAACCTGCTCCAGCGCGCTGCGGGTATCGGGTGTGGGGTCGCTCATGCTCTCAATTCCTTCGGGTTTCTGCGCGACCCTCAATGACCATCAAGGTAGAGGTCAGCTGCGCGCTCTCTGTGCTGGCCTTGCCAATGTCACTGTCCAGCATGTCGCAGCCATGCAGATTGCACAAATCCAGCTGCGCGCCGGCCAGTTTGGCGTTGCGCACTGAAGCCCCCATCAGATTGCTGGCCCTCAGGTCTGCCGCCTGTAGATTGGCATGCTCAAACTGAGCGCCCTGGGCATGGGCGCCCTGCATCTGCAAGCCTTGCCCTTCCAGCCCGCTCAAGTCTGTGTTGATCAAAGATGCGCCATGCAGCACGGCTTGGCGCAGGCCTATGTTCTGCCAGCTTGCACCGTCCAGCCGCACGGCTCTGAAGTCGCTCTGGCTGAAGTCCGCCTGCATACCGCCCCGGGCCTGACTCATGTCCGCCTGCGTAAAACTCGCTTGTGGCGCCCGCGTTCCATACCATTCGCTGCCACTGGCCTGTGCCTGATCGAAGCGGGCTGCCTCCAGCAGGGCGCGGTCAAAGCTGGCGCGGGTCAGCTGCGCCTGGCTGAAATCTGCCTGCCTGAGCTGGCATTCATGGAAATTGGCATGCGGGGCCTGAATCTCGGAGGCCTTGAGCTGCTCCATTTGACTGTTGGAGAAATCTGCCCGCTCTGCCTGCGCCTGCAGCAGCGAGGCGGACCTCCATTCGCTGGCACTCATGTCCGCACCGACCAGGCTGGCCCGAATGGCGCATGCACCATTGAAGCGCGCCTTGTGGGCACGCACATTGTCCAGTTGGGCCTGTGTCAGATCGGCTTTTTCAAAGCTGGCCTCCTGCAGCATGGCCCGGGTGAACACTGCGCCTTGCAGCAGGCTGCCGTCAAAACAGGTTTTTTCCAGAATGCAGCCTTCGAAGCGGGCTGCGTTCAGATCGGCATTGCTCAAATCCAGCCCACTTAAATCCAGCTCAGCCAGACTTTGCCCCGCTTGGTGGCGGGCAAGAACCTCCTCACGCGTCAGCGCTCCTGTGGGCGCGCTGGCTGGCTCGGGCGAAGTGGCCGCCGCCGCATTGGCTGCAGATGCACCCAGTGCAATGCCAGTGCCAATCGCATTCAGAGACTTCCAGTCCTTTTCGGGTCTAGGCTTTTCTACAGCTGCGCTAGCTGCTTCTAATTTTGAAGCAGGTTGCGCAGGCTGGGGTGAGGGTTGTGGCTCAGACGCTGCCCGCTGATTAGAAAAGGACCGCGCCTCTTTGGGCGCCTCTTCTGGCACCTGTTCTGACACCACTGGCGGCAATGCCGGTGCGCCTATGGCCTCCAGCTCGGCGCGGCTCATGCCGCCCAGGGTAATCGCCTCATGGCTGGCGCCTTGCTGCTTGAGGAAGGCCGCCACATCGGCCTCTGTCAGGCCATGCTCGGCCAGCATGGCGTCGCGCTGGTCCAGCATCTGCTGGGTCATGGCTTGCATGTGCGCATCGGTGAACTCGGGCAGCTCGTGCGGTGCGGCACTGGCCAGCACCTTGGCGTCGGCTTCGGTCAGGGGCTGGCCCAGCAGCACTTTGTCCACAATATGCTGATGGGGCGACACCTGCGGCAATGCAGCAGCCTCGGCCAGTGCCGCCGATGCGCTATCGCTGATGGCTGCTGCGCTGCCGCTTCCAATCGCCTCTAACTGTGCACGGCTCATGCCGCCCAGGGTAATCGCCTCATGGCTGGCGCCTTGCTGCCTGAGGAAGGCCGCCACGTCGGCTTCGGTCAAGCCATGCTCTGCCAGCATGGCGTCGCGCTGGTCCAGCATCTGCTGGGTCATGGCCTGCATATGCGCATCGGTCAGCTCGGGCATCTCATGCGGGGCGGCGCTGGCCAGAATTTTGGCGTCGGCATCGGTCAGGGGCTGGCCCACCAGCACCTTGTCCAGAATATGCTGGTGCGGCGATGGCCCAGGGGGCAAATCCAGGCTGGCTGTGGATGGGGCCACTGTAGAGGCTGTGCCGCTGCCTATGGCTTCCAGCTCGGCGCGGCTCATACCGCCCAGGGTAATTGCCTCGTGGCTGGCGCCTTGCTGCTTGAGGAAGGCCGCCACATCGGCTTCGGTCAAGCCATGCTCGGCCAGCATGGCATCGCGCTGGTCCAGCATTTGCTGGGTCATGGCCTTCATATGCGCATCGGTCAGCTCGGGCATCTCATGCGGGGCGGCGCTGGCCAGAATTTTGGCGTCGGCATCCGTCAGGGGCTGGCCCACCAGTACCTTGTCCAGAATGTGCTGGTAGGGCGATGCTGCCTGAATGCTTGCAGGCTCTGCCTGCGGCGTGCTTACGGGTTCACTGGTTTGGGCGGTGCTGGTGTCGAGCCCGCTGGGCTTGGGGGCGCTGGCTTGCTGCGTGCTGGCTTTAGTTTCAGACCCGGCAAAAGCGGCTGCCGCTACGCCTATACCTGCTGCTGCCGCAGCAGCGGCAGACAGGGGGACTGCGCTGGATGGCGCGGCATCAGCGGCAAAAGAGGATGGAGAGGTTTGCGCGGCATCGGCACTTGCTGCTTCGGCGGCTTGGGTTTTTTCCTGAGCCTGTGCTTGTGCTTCTTTGAGGCTCTCGCTCAAAGGCTGGCCGGTTTCCAGGCATTCCCGATAGCTTTCCATGGGCTGCGGGGCATCGCTCATGTTCTCCCAGTCCGCCACGATATGGGTGATGTCGCGCGCGTCCGGGTCATTGATGGCAATGCTGCCCCGGTACAGCACGGCGCCATAGCCCAGGGTAGGGAAGAGATACACCGTCTCCGCATGGGTGGGGATTTCTTCAAAGACTTTTTCGCCTTGGGGCGTGACGCGCTGCGCAAAACAGCGGGCACGCAGGCCGGGCAGGCGGCTGCGTATCAGTGGCTGCTCGGGGTGCCAGTTTTCCAGCTCAATAGCCTCGTCGCCCCGCCATGCGGGCGGCCCCCATTGATCAGGCGGCGCGGCCTGGAAAAATTCGGGCGCGGTATCTGGCGGCAAGGCCGGCCAGTGCTCGCGCAGCCAGTTGGCATCGGTCTTGCCCAACCACTTCTGGCGCTGCGGCGCATGGCTGGGAAAGCCCCAAAACCCCGCAGGCTCGCGCTCGTCGCTGCGAAACGCAATCGGGTGATTCGGGTCTTCAATCTGTGGCAACTCATCTTGCCGATAACCCTTGCCCAGCGGGTTCAAGGCATAACCGAGGCCGCCATAGGCGTTTTCGGGCGTGACGGGGATTTGCGTGAGGGGCTGGGGGCTGCTGGCGTTGCCTAATGTGGTCCAGTGGCGGGGGCCATGTATTAAAAGCGTCTTCGCTATTTCTCCCACTTGCACAGTCACTGCAAGCGGTGAAGTGCTCCGCTCTGACGGTGCATGAGCGACTCCATAAGCCTCAAATTCGGCTTTAGGCTTAGGAAAGCCCGCATCAAGTGTTGAAAAAGTGCCAGAGAACTGTCCCCAGATGTCCCAAAGATCGGTTTCAGCTTTCAGAGAATTAAATTCAGGATTGGATAAATCAAATAAAGCAATGAGGCCAAGATTAAATGTGTATATTCGCGTTTCGAAGAGGCCATGCAAAAATACTTGATTATCTGGTTTAATAATTTTCATTGCTATATGAAATTAACATAACTTCAGAAGATTAGACTTGAGGGATAAGGTTTTATAGTCTGCACTCATCGAATTTTGACCAATGCGCATTTTTAAATTCTTATTGGTAAGTAAAATTCCGGTGTTTTCATGGGTAAGCTCTAATTGTTTCTCAGTAATTTCCAATCCTTTTTTTGAAAATGAATTGCTGGGCTTGGAGTTGATATGGATTAATAATTTTTTTGAGGAATAAAGTTCTCCATTGGCATTAGTTACATCAAGACCATTGCTGCCATTTCTGAAAGAAAATTTATTCGAATTTTCGTCGAAAAATAATCCTTTTTCTTTATTGTTGATTAGTAATGAAATTTCGTTCATTTTTTTAATCATTTCTAACTTTTTTGCTTTCAAATCTGTTTCTTCTTTTATTGCTGCATTGCGTGCAGTGATGTAGGCTATTCCTGTGGCTGATTGCTTATCGTCTTCTGCTTTTTTTAATCTTGACTCGGCTGTTTTGTATTCGGAAATTAGCTTTATGTATTCTTGATATTTATTTTTGATATCTGTGCTGATGTAAATTGAATAGTACTGGCAAATATTGGCTAATGATGAAGAGACGAATTCTGCTTCACCAGTGCTGCCATGAAGCTTGATTGAGCTGAACTCTTTGCGCTCTTTATCGCCTGTGATCATGTAAGTGATTCCATCAGAGCCCATAAGAAATTGCTGATCTGGTGATTTTTCAGTATTGACTGATAAAGATATTCCGCTATTGTCAGCTTTTATTTGATTTGCATAGCTCCAGTCGTTATATTTTTTTGCTATGTTTCTGGCTGCTATTTGAAAAATAACTTGGCCCATCAGATTTATTCCAGCTTGAGTGCCAAATCTTTTGATTACGTCAGGAAGCTCATCGCCTTTTTTTTCATCGGTTGATGGGTTTTCATATATTGCTAAATCCAATTTTTCTTGATCTGTTAGTTCATTATTTTTTTTTATTGTTTCTAAATCTTCCTTGGCTTTATCCCTATTTTTTTCTTTATCAGATATTTGGTCTTCCGGAGGATTATCAGTATTTTCTTTTTGCGGGTCAACAGTACTTTCTTTTTGAGGGTTAACAGTATTTTCTGATTTTTTGGATTTGTCTGCAATTTTTTTTTGTAAATTTTCTATTTCCAGTTCTTTTTCTGCCTGCGCAAGTGTTTTTTCTGCATTTTTAATATTTTTTTGCTTATCTTGAATTTTTTTGATACTGTCACTTATTTTCTTTGTTCTTTTTGTTGGTGCTATATGGTTTCCAAATACTGCAGCTGCAACTATATTTGTGCTAAAACTGACGGCAATCAAAAATTTTGCAAGACGAGTCGCTGCCAGATCGCTAATTCCTTTATCTGCATTTTGCACCATGGACTCTAATAGAAAGCTATTCTCAGCTTGGCCTTTGAATGCTGGAGCCTGTTTTATGCTGCCTCCATCATCAATAGAGTAACTTTTCAAAAGTTTAAATTTTGACTTATGAAAAGGAAGTGAGCTAAAAGGGTCTAAATTCCATTTAATGGAGCTTCCAGTAGAAATATTGGTGCTAAATCCCAAGGAGCCAGAGTTGGCTATAGAGGCTTTGAGGCTATTGTCAGCGCCTATTCCAAAGGAGTTGCTGGCTCCAAATGAAAACTCTGAATTAGGGCCAAAGGTATATTTATCACTTCCTCCCATGGTGAATTGATAAATACTTCCATCCCCGTCAGGATGCACTGACCCAATACCAATACTGCTTTTATGAAATGGCGAATTCAGCCAGATTACCTCTTTGCCCTCGGCGTCTTGCATCAGCATCTGATTGCCGCCGCGTGTGCTGATGACGTTTTGCTGGTGGTTCTGGTTATTAGCGACGCTGGGGTTGCTGGAGTTGGGCACCGAGCCGACGATGGTGGGCTGGTCGGGGTCGCCATCCGTAAACGACAGCAGCACTTCGGAGCCGCGAATTAGTGGGAAATGCATGCCGTGGTCGCTGCCTGCATAAGGGCTGGCCATGCGCACATGGGCAGAGGCTTTGGCTTCGGCCTTGTCGGTGTAGTCAAACGGAATTTGCACCTTGTATTGGCCAAATTCATCCATTTCGGCGTATTCACCGCTGCCTTCGGCATCCACCGTGGCATTC is from Comamonas fluminis and encodes:
- a CDS encoding pentapeptide repeat-containing protein; translated protein: MSDPTPDTRSALEQVQSHLATHASLVSSQLVGCDLRGLQATQCHFEDVDFSGCLLEGAQLEGSVFERCVFNQAQLVAANLSKTQWQSCQMNQVQLAQTQADSIALYQCSLRQAGIGTAHWTRATLDGCDLAGTDFSGSDLSLSDFSQCNLQGTRFAQTLMHRWTAVKADLRTAIFDKANLTLAFLTEADLSGQHLSSCDLTMANFTGANLQGACLGSAVLPQAQFRECNLQRADLRRAQGIYVRFDGANLQQAQLGSAVLEAASFAQANCAGADMSKMQCIQGNFEFCLLTGAQLSQALLTDSNFSHANLSGSNCSHADFSGANFHRITDTGTCWDGSLRKGVRDTHEQLRAAEDWRSPLHSQTA
- a CDS encoding DUF2169 family type VI secretion system accessory protein — translated: MKIIKPDNQVFLHGLFETRIYTFNLGLIALFDLSNPEFNSLKAETDLWDIWGQFSGTFSTLDAGFPKPKAEFEAYGVAHAPSERSTSPLAVTVQVGEIAKTLLIHGPRHWTTLGNASSPQPLTQIPVTPENAYGGLGYALNPLGKGYRQDELPQIEDPNHPIAFRSDEREPAGFWGFPSHAPQRQKWLGKTDANWLREHWPALPPDTAPEFFQAAPPDQWGPPAWRGDEAIELENWHPEQPLIRSRLPGLRARCFAQRVTPQGEKVFEEIPTHAETVYLFPTLGYGAVLYRGSIAINDPDARDITHIVADWENMSDAPQPMESYRECLETGQPLSESLKEAQAQAQEKTQAAEAASADAAQTSPSSFAADAAPSSAVPLSAAAAAAAGIGVAAAAFAGSETKASTQQASAPKPSGLDTSTAQTSEPVSTPQAEPASIQAASPYQHILDKVLVGQPLTDADAKILASAAPHEMPELTDAHMKAMTQQMLDQRDAMLAEHGLTEADVAAFLKQQGASHEAITLGGMSRAELEAIGSGTASTVAPSTASLDLPPGPSPHQHILDKVLVGQPLTDADAKILASAAPHEMPELTDAHMQAMTQQMLDQRDAMLAEHGLTEADVAAFLRQQGASHEAITLGGMSRAQLEAIGSGSAAAISDSASAALAEAAALPQVSPHQHIVDKVLLGQPLTEADAKVLASAAPHELPEFTDAHMQAMTQQMLDQRDAMLAEHGLTEADVAAFLKQQGASHEAITLGGMSRAELEAIGAPALPPVVSEQVPEEAPKEARSFSNQRAASEPQPSPQPAQPASKLEAASAAVEKPRPEKDWKSLNAIGTGIALGASAANAAAATSPEPASAPTGALTREEVLARHQAGQSLAELDLSGLDLSNADLNAARFEGCILEKTCFDGSLLQGAVFTRAMLQEASFEKADLTQAQLDNVRAHKARFNGACAIRASLVGADMSASEWRSASLLQAQAERADFSNSQMEQLKASEIQAPHANFHECQLRQADFSQAQLTRASFDRALLEAARFDQAQASGSEWYGTRAPQASFTQADMSQARGGMQADFSQSDFRAVRLDGASWQNIGLRQAVLHGASLINTDLSGLEGQGLQMQGAHAQGAQFEHANLQAADLRASNLMGASVRNAKLAGAQLDLCNLHGCDMLDSDIGKASTESAQLTSTLMVIEGRAETRRN
- the tssI gene encoding type VI secretion system tip protein TssI/VgrG encodes the protein MTQLDSRLGDNRRFSFQSEAYPQDSGKFAVVRMEGSEAISRPYRFELILVSDDAQIDLDLMLARSATFSLHSPGDRPPPPNHYSGVLAEFDQLHQAGGYTFYRAVLVPRLWRLSLYRISEVYLHEQTIPEIIASVLKAGGLNSQDFQIQTQGDYRSRSFVCQYQETHLDFISRWMEKEGLYYYFSQDGKKETLQIVDSRFIHPAEAKTLHYRPVGEPDTGLDAQSVQSFIQQRKPMPAKLVLQDYNYRKADTELRVEVEVSPTGFGEVMIYGENFRDENEGKRYANIRKQELLCGERVFVGEATASGLCTGHFAELQAHYRQDFNARYLITQISHEGSQAGMLLAGLNTPYNTPYNAQQGSEAVIYQCSFKALPYCTQFRPERSTPKPRIAGTMNATVDAEGSGEYAEMDEFGQYKVQIPFDYTDKAEAKASAHVRMASPYAGSDHGMHFPLIRGSEVLLSFTDGDPDQPTIVGSVPNSSNPSVANNQNHQQNVISTRGGNQMLMQDAEGKEVIWLNSPFHKSSIGIGSVHPDGDGSIYQFTMGGSDKYTFGPNSEFSFGASNSFGIGADNSLKASIANSGSLGFSTNISTGSSIKWNLDPFSSLPFHKSKFKLLKSYSIDDGGSIKQAPAFKGQAENSFLLESMVQNADKGISDLAATRLAKFLIAVSFSTNIVAAAVFGNHIAPTKRTKKISDSIKKIQDKQKNIKNAEKTLAQAEKELEIENLQKKIADKSKKSENTVNPQKESTVDPQKENTDNPPEDQISDKEKNRDKAKEDLETIKKNNELTDQEKLDLAIYENPSTDEKKGDELPDVIKRFGTQAGINLMGQVIFQIAARNIAKKYNDWSYANQIKADNSGISLSVNTEKSPDQQFLMGSDGITYMITGDKERKEFSSIKLHGSTGEAEFVSSSLANICQYYSIYISTDIKNKYQEYIKLISEYKTAESRLKKAEDDKQSATGIAYITARNAAIKEETDLKAKKLEMIKKMNEISLLINNKEKGLFFDENSNKFSFRNGSNGLDVTNANGELYSSKKLLIHINSKPSNSFSKKGLEITEKQLELTHENTGILLTNKNLKMRIGQNSMSADYKTLSLKSNLLKLC